The window ctcttctcttttctcctcttctctcctcacctcttctctcctcttctcttgtttcctcttctcttttctcctcttctctcctcacctcttctttcctcttctcttgtctcctcttttcctctcttctctgctcttctctcctctccactcctcttctctcctctccactcatcttctctcctcttctctgcaCTCCTCTTCTCTTCTATCCTCTTCTGTCCtcacctcttctctcctcttctcttgtctcctcttctcttttctcctcttctctcctcaccttgtctctcctcttctcttgtctcctcttctcttttctcctcttctctcctcacctcgtctctcctcttctcttgtctcctcttctcttttctcctcttctctcctcacctcgtctctcctcttctcttgtctcctcttctcttttctcctcttctctcctcacctcttctttcctcttcccttgtctcctcttttcctctcttctttgctcttctctcctctccactcctcttctctcctcttctctgcaCTCCTCTTCTCTCCTATCCACTCCACtcctcttcactccactcctcttctcttctctccactccactccactcctcttcttttctcttctcttctctcttcttcctctcctcttctctcctctccactcctcttctcttctcttctcttctctcctctcctctcctcacctcTCGTCtcgtctctcctcttctctctcttcttctctcctctcttcttgaagtgtttggggtcatttttctGGTGAAAGAccctgacctaggacacaaacccagctttctgacaccggGCACTATATTGATGCCCAAAATGCTTTggtgatcttcagatttcatgatgtcttgcacacagtcaccgcacccagtgccagaggcagaaaaacaaccccaaacatctctgacctccaccatgtgtgactgtaggtgctgtgctctTTACTTTGTCGGCCCCAttttgttttcagtaaacagtagaatgatgcacTTTACCAAAGAGCTCtatattggtctcatctgtccacaagatgctttcccagaaggattttggttacccgtatacattttggctttttgatgtctctgtgtcagcagtggggtcctcctgggtctcctccatagtatTTCATTACATTtagatgtggacggatagtttgcgctgacactgatgccccctgagatgCATGACAGCTGGAATTTCTCTGGTCCTTGATTGGGTCTTATCCACCACACGGACTATCCGGCATTACAACCTCTtctgtccacgtccagggagattaggtaCAGTGCCATGggatgtaaacttcttgattatgttgtgcattgtggacaaaggaacatcaagatttctggagatcgacttgtaaccttgaaattgttgatatttttcaacaattttgtttctccagtcctcagacagttctcttctcttctttctgctctccatacttagtgtggcacacacagacacacaacacaaagactgagtcaacttctcccctttttatctggtttcaggtgtgatttctatattgcccacacctgttacttgccacaggagaGTTTGAACaatcatcacatgcttgaaacaaagttgtttacccacaattttggaaaggtgcaaacaattttgtatggcacatttttggaattttgtgtgaaattatgtccaatttgccttttttgtcagtttttttgtaaacaggaaaaatagtaaaaaaggaaaaataacaaaatagaatttcaataattttctggcAGAAAAATTTCATTTTCTGGACCAATTTTAAGggcgccaacactttcagccatgactgtatatatgacTGGGTAAAAAGAGACCCTATGGGTGTTTATTGGACATAGTCCAAAGTCTTCTTCTCTCCGTAGTTTGAAGACCTCCTGAACAGATCGTCTCCATTTTCCATTTTCCACAATGGAGATAAGGTGGACGCTTTGACCCGTCAGGACGAGCAGCAGCACATGGAgctggaggacctggaggacgggttCAGCATTGTGGAGGACAGTGTGGACGAACTCTTCCAGGACAGTATCAAAGCCTTCACCCACATGAAGCCCTTCATCTCCAATCCCTTCCAGGGCTCGTTTAGCTCCCCAGGGTGGAATCCTTTTCCCTTGGAGAGACTCCAGTTCCCGTTCTCTAAACAGACCCGCAGGGAGAGGTCCACGCAGTTCGAACCATTTTTTCCGAGCAGCTTTGAGTCTCTATTTGAAGCTGCAAAGAAGATAATGGAGAGACACAACCAGCTCGCCCAACAAGCCAGCGAGGGGACAGGTAACAACGAGCCGTAGAGTCCTCTGCCCACTAACTGCCCGGCCCTAACACACAGATCCTCTGctggtctgttacaatgtatcagtcctcACATGACTGTGCAGACTGTATACAATGTATCCTCTTCTCAGCTGGGAGCTGCTCTAGATATACACAGGGCCTCTGCGTCGGAGCGTCAGAAAGGAGGGGCCTCCGGACAAAACTATAAGGGTCACTGATCTGATTTCTAATCTGCTTCTGACCAGGAGATTCCACAGATGATAAAATGGTGTGTCGGGAGCTGAGGAGGAACTCGGCCGGCTGCCTGAGGATGAAGGACAAGTGCGAGAAGTGCAAGGAGATCCTGGCCCTGGGTAAGAGGCGGGGGAGCGAGAAAGAAGGGGCTTATGGCCAAGAGGGTAAAAAGTGACCACGGGGATGAAGCTGATgatgataataatgatgatgatgataatgatgatgataatgatgatgatgtagATGAAGATAAAGATCATGATGATGTAGAAGATGATGGTGATATAGATgatgatgatgtagatgatgatgatgtagatgatgtagatgatgataAAGTAGTttatgatgtagatgatgatgatgatgatgatgatgtagatgaagatgtagatgatgatgtagatgatgatgctgTAGAAGATGATTATGATTTAGACCATGGGTCTCCAACCTGTGGCTCACGGGCCCATGGTGTGTGGCAcggagctatgaagagcaggtctccagattttGACTTTTGTGATCAACCATGCACAGACGGTTGCTGACCACTGGTCTAGATTactatgtagatgatgatgtagatgataATGATGTAGAAGATGATGGAGATGATGATGATGTAGAAGATGATGGAGATGATGATGATGTAGAAGATGATGGAGATGATGATGATGTAGAAGATGATGGAGATGATGATGATGTAAATGATGATGTAGGAGATGATGGAGATGATGATGATGTAGATGAggatgatgtagatgatgatgtaggagatgatgtagatgatgatgatgtAGATGCTGATGATGTAGATGATAATGATGTAGgagatgatgtagatgatgatgatgtagatgatgatgatgatgtagaAGATGATGTAGATGAtaatgatgtagatgatgatgtagatgataATGATGTAGAAGATGATGTAGATGATAATGATGTAGAAGATGATGGAGATGATGATGATGTAAATGATGATGTAGgagatgatgtagatgatgatgatgtagatgaggatgatgtagatgatgatgatgtcatTTGAGTCTATATAcagtctatattagtgtttttggatcccagtaacatcagagtactgatatagtgggggagaggccgtatggtctcaggatttttccatgtcaggcgtgcttagattttttagggtttttacggttgcagacagctgctctttcctattctttgccctaaagatagtttgggcctcatctgtgctgaatctgttttctagctttgtattgtgttttcctatagcaccgtagtctttacatgtggggggctatctatatctttggggattgctccgaggtagATTAGCTTTTctcatatttctatctgtaagaatatttagctctccggctgtgtagactaggtcattgtaggctcgtcccatggctacttctagttgtgtcaggattaggtctgcagtccgttaaggttccatccactctggttactttttgggtttccgcattttttgatccccctcggtccctgaatcataacagtagatCATGATGATATCGATGATGATGatatagatgatgatgtagatgttGATGgtgtagatgatgatgatgaccaTGAATGGTAATAATGAAGCTCTGCCAGGTATCACAAAGTGCCTTCCACCTGCTATCCAACAGGAAAGTGGGCGATAAAAAAATGGGGCAGCACCTCCAAATTTAATAAAACTTTCTTACATTTTTATTAAAGTTCATAAGTTAAATCCACAAAAAAGTGGACATCCACATCTCACATCTTCTTTCGTTTTGCATGAATGATGATTATTGATGATTGCTATGGTTGTAATGATTATATGATGATGGTGCTGATCGTTAGGATGATACTGGAGGTATCTAATGAAGGAGGACAATGATGAGGATATCAGGGATGATGATGCAGAGAGGTGTCTGTCTTGTGTCCACTCCTGGATGGCGGCAGCTGATGGTGATGGCAAATCTGCAATGCTCTATAGATAATTTACATAACGATGGTGGAACGTCTTCCTTCTTATCCAGACTGCACCAGGAAAGATCAATTACAAGAAAAACTAAAGGAGAAGTTTGAGGACTCCATTCGACTGGCTGAAAAGATGACCAAACAGTACGACGACTTACTGCAGAAAGTGCACGAGAAGATGCTGAACGCCACCAATGCCCTAGAAGACCTAAGCGGGCAGTTTTCCTGGGTGTCCAAGCTCGCCAATCTCACCGACAACAGCAACAACGGGATATTCCAAGTATCTACAGTAAGTGCAATATAACCAAAAGGGATAACGAGTACTTCCATTAGGGGTAAAAGCAAATTATATGCACAAAGTGCATAAAGTAAGGAATATAAAAATGAATGGATATGAGAAACATtataagtattatagtagttatattattgtacataggagcagtattatagtagttatattcttgtacataggggcagtattatagtagttatattcttgtacataggggcagtattatagtagttatattcttgtacatatgggcagtattatagtagttatattcttgtacataggggcagtattatagtagttatattcttgtacataggggcagtattatagtagttatattcttgtatatagggagcagtattatagtagttatattcttgtacataggggcagtattatagtagttatattcttgtacataggggcagtattatagtagttatattcttgtatatagggggcagtattatagtagttatattcttgtacatagggggcagtattatagtagttatattcttgtacataggggcagtattatagtagttatattcttgtatataggggcagtattatagtagttatattcttgtacataggagcaatactatagtagttatattcttttacataggagcagtattatagtagttatattcttgtacataggggcagtattattgtagttatattcttgtatataggggcagtattatagtagttatattcttgtacataggagcagtactatagtagttatattcttgtacataggagcagtattatagtagttatattcttgtacatagggggcagcattatagtagttatattcttgtacataggggcagtattatagtagttatattcttgtatataggggcagtattatagtagttatattcttgtacataggagcagtattatagcagttatattcttgtatataggggcagtattatagtagttatattcttgtacataggggcagtattatagtagttatattcttgtacataggggcagtattatagtagttatattcttgtatatagggagcagtattatagtagttatattcttgtacataggggcagtattatagtagttatattcttgtacataggggcagtattatagtagttatattcttgtatatagggggcagtattatagtagttatattcttgtacatagggggcagtattatagtagttatattcttgtacataggagcagtattatagtagttatattcttgtatataggggcagtattatagtagttatattcttgtacataggagcaatactatagtagttatattcttttacataggagcagtattatagtagttatattcttgtacataggggcagtattattgtagttatattcttgtatataggggcagtattatagtagttatattcttgtacataggagcagtactatagtagttatattcttgtacataggagcagtattatagtagttatattcttgtacatagggggcagttttatagtagttatattcttgtataaaggggcagtattatagtagttatattcttgtacataggggggcagtattatagtagttatattcttgtacataggagcagtattatagtagttatattcttgtacataggggcagtattatagtagttatattcttgtataaaggggcagtattatagtagttatattcttgtacataggggcagtattattgtagttatattcttgtatataggggcagtattatagtagttatattcttgtacataggagcagtactatagtagttatattcttgtacataggagcagtattatagtagttatattcttgtacatagggggcagttttatagtagttatattcttgtataaaggggcagtattatagtagttatattcttgtacataggggggcagtattatagtagttatattcttgtacataggagcagtattatagtagttatattcttgtacataggggcagtattatagtagttatattcttgtataaaggggcagtattatagtagttatattcttgtacataggggggcagtattatagtagttatattcttgtacataggagcagtattatagtagttatattcttgtacataggggcagtattatagtagttatattcttgtacataggggcagtattatagtagttatattcttgtatatagggagcagtattatagtagttatattcttgtatataggggcagtattatagtagttatattcttgtacaacgggcagtattatagtagttatattcttgtacatagggggcagcattatagtagttatattcttgtacataggggcagtattatagtagttatattcttgtacataggagcagtattatagcagttatattcttgtacataggagcagtattatagtagttatattcttgtacataggggcagtattatagtagttatattcttgtatatagaaggcagtattatagtagttatattcttgtacataggggcagtattatagtagttatattcttgtatataggggcagtattatagtagttatattcttgtacatagggggcagtattatagtagttatattcttgtacataggagcattactatagtagttatattcttgtacataggagcagtattatagtagttatattcttgtacatagggggcagtattatagtagttatattcttgtacatagggggcagtattatagtagttatattcttgtacataggggcagtattatagtagttatattcttgtatatagggggcagtattatagtagttatattcttgtacataggggcagtattatagta is drawn from Anomaloglossus baeobatrachus isolate aAnoBae1 chromosome 3, aAnoBae1.hap1, whole genome shotgun sequence and contains these coding sequences:
- the CLU gene encoding clusterin, coding for MESFALFLLPLVLLFGATEALVRSENLKHISEEGSKYITTQFQTAMNGVRKMKLLMDQTGQEHQDMLRSLEDTKRNKEDALKDALDSEQQLSDGQDTCNDTVLALWEECKPCLKHSCVRFYSKTCRSGSGLVGRQFEDLLNRSSPFSIFHNGDKVDALTRQDEQQHMELEDLEDGFSIVEDSVDELFQDSIKAFTHMKPFISNPFQGSFSSPGWNPFPLERLQFPFSKQTRRERSTQFEPFFPSSFESLFEAAKKIMERHNQLAQQASEGTGDSTDDKMVCRELRRNSAGCLRMKDKCEKCKEILALDCTRKDQLQEKLKEKFEDSIRLAEKMTKQYDDLLQKVHEKMLNATNALEDLSGQFSWVSKLANLTDNSNNGIFQVSTAYSSSGAEPSETTVTVILFDSDPFTFTVPGDIRIEDPKFAELVADEALKRFKKEVIEAA